One genomic region from Streptomyces sp. Li-HN-5-11 encodes:
- a CDS encoding thiazole synthase: MADDPFVLGDTSFTSRLIMGTGGAPSLEVLERALAASGTELTTVAMRRVNPDVHGSVLSVLHKLGIRVLPNTAGCFTAGEAVLTARLAREALGTDLIKLEVIADERTLLPDPIELLDAAETLVDDGFTVLPYTNDDPVLARRLQDVGCAAVMPLGSPIGSGLGIRNPHNFQLIVEHARVPVILDAGAGTASDVALAMELGCAGVMLASAVTRAQEPVVMADAMRHAVEAGRLAHRAGRIPKRHFARASSPSEGLARLDPERPAF, encoded by the coding sequence ATGGCCGACGATCCCTTCGTCCTCGGCGACACGTCCTTCACCTCCCGCCTGATCATGGGTACGGGCGGTGCGCCCAGCCTGGAGGTGCTGGAGCGGGCGCTCGCCGCCTCGGGCACCGAGCTGACCACGGTCGCGATGCGGCGGGTGAACCCCGACGTGCACGGGTCGGTGCTGTCGGTGCTGCACAAGCTCGGCATCCGGGTGCTGCCCAACACCGCGGGCTGCTTCACGGCCGGCGAGGCGGTGCTGACGGCGCGGCTCGCGCGGGAGGCGCTCGGCACGGACCTGATCAAGCTGGAGGTCATCGCCGACGAGCGGACGCTGCTCCCGGATCCGATCGAGTTGCTGGACGCGGCGGAGACGCTGGTCGACGACGGGTTCACGGTGCTGCCGTACACCAACGACGATCCGGTGCTGGCGCGGAGGCTCCAGGACGTGGGCTGCGCGGCGGTCATGCCGCTGGGCTCGCCGATCGGGTCGGGGCTCGGCATCCGCAACCCGCACAACTTCCAGCTGATCGTGGAGCACGCGCGCGTGCCGGTGATCCTGGACGCGGGGGCCGGGACGGCGTCGGACGTGGCGCTGGCCATGGAGCTGGGCTGTGCCGGTGTGATGCTCGCCTCCGCGGTGACGCGGGCGCAGGAGCCGGTGGTGATGGCCGACGCGATGCGGCACGCGGTGGAGGCGGGGCGGCTCGCCCACCGCGCCGGCCGGATCCCGAAGCGGCACTTCGCCCGGGCGTCGTCCCCGTCGGAGGGCCTGGCCAGGCTGGATCCGGAGCGGCCGGCCTTCTAG
- a CDS encoding deoxyribonuclease IV: protein MSSQQSRAFLPGPSRNPVGSHVPVAGGLHSVGLSYARELRAETVQVFVANPRGWATPAGDPRQDEAFRGACAGESLPVYVHAPYLINLGSHTEATVERSVHSLRHSLRRGREIGALGVVVHTGSATGGRERAVALKQVREHMLPLLDELTHDDDPYLLLESTAGQGASLCSRTWDFGPYFEALQAHPKLGVCLDTCHIFAAGHDLTAPGGMHRTLDLLVDTVGEGRLKLVHANDSKDVVGAHKDRHENIGAGHIGEDAFRALMTHPATEGVPLVIETPGGKEGHAADVERLKKLRDG from the coding sequence GTGAGCAGTCAGCAGTCCCGCGCCTTTCTCCCCGGCCCCTCCCGCAACCCCGTCGGCAGCCATGTGCCCGTCGCCGGCGGCCTGCACTCGGTGGGCCTGTCCTACGCCCGTGAGCTGAGGGCCGAGACCGTGCAGGTCTTCGTGGCCAACCCGCGCGGGTGGGCCACTCCCGCGGGCGACCCTCGGCAGGACGAGGCGTTCCGCGGGGCCTGCGCCGGGGAGTCACTGCCCGTGTACGTCCACGCGCCCTATCTGATCAACCTCGGCTCGCACACCGAGGCGACCGTCGAGCGGTCGGTGCACTCGCTCCGGCACTCGCTGCGGCGCGGACGGGAGATAGGCGCGCTGGGCGTGGTGGTGCACACCGGAAGCGCGACCGGCGGCCGGGAGCGGGCCGTGGCGCTGAAGCAGGTACGGGAGCACATGCTGCCCCTGCTCGACGAGCTCACCCATGACGACGACCCGTACCTGCTCCTGGAGTCGACCGCCGGGCAGGGCGCCTCCCTGTGCTCGCGCACCTGGGACTTCGGGCCGTACTTCGAAGCGCTTCAGGCGCATCCGAAGCTGGGCGTGTGCCTGGACACCTGCCACATCTTCGCCGCCGGACACGACCTGACCGCCCCCGGCGGCATGCACAGGACGCTGGACCTGCTGGTGGACACGGTCGGTGAGGGACGGCTGAAGCTGGTCCACGCCAACGACTCCAAGGACGTGGTGGGGGCCCACAAGGACCGGCACGAGAACATCGGCGCCGGTCACATCGGCGAGGACGCCTTCCGCGCCCTGATGACCCACCCCGCCACGGAGGGCGTTCCCCTGGTCATCGAGACTCCCGGCGGCAAGGAGGGCCACGCGGCGGACGTGGAGCGCCTGAAGAAGCTCAGGGACGGCTGA
- the pknB gene encoding Stk1 family PASTA domain-containing Ser/Thr kinase: protein MDTTLQDPLVGQVLDGRYRVDARIAVGGMATVYRALDTRLDRVLALKVMHPTLAADGSFVERFIREAKSVARLDHPNVVQVFDQGADGSYVYLAMEYVSGCTLRDVLRERGALQPRAALDILEPVLAALGAAHRAGFVHRDMKPENVLIGDDGRVKVADFGLVRAVDTVTSTTGTVLGTVSYLAPEQIEHGTADPRVDVYACGVVLYEMLTGGKPHQGETPAQVLYQHLNEDVPPPSAAVPGLPYELDELVAAATARTPDVRPQDAVALLARVREARAELSAEQLDAVPPQSLAADHDIAEDRTSVIPRALMTMPRPLPVNEEDERPGAALHRTSRLEAPPVPARRRAGRSRRGLVTIVAAVLLALGIGGGVWYINSGQFTKVPPLLAKTETEARERLDAAGLEVKGVKHAYSDTVKRGAVISTDPAAGARIRSNDSVTLTISDGPETVAVPDLHGTPLGKAQAELKQAGLEPGMVGRAFSADVAKGSVISTEPAAGTKRHAGSAIALTVSKGRPVDVPDVTGEDLGQAQSDLEDAGLKVTVASEQVNSEFDQGQVARQTPAGGGQAAEGDTVTLTLSKGPEMVEVPDVTGDSVDDAKKALQDAGFQVKEDRGLLGLFGDTVKKQSVEGGDKAPKGSTITITIR from the coding sequence GTGGATACGACCCTTCAGGACCCTCTTGTCGGGCAGGTGCTCGACGGCCGCTATCGCGTCGACGCGCGGATCGCGGTCGGCGGGATGGCCACGGTCTACCGGGCCCTGGACACCCGCCTGGACAGGGTCCTCGCGCTCAAGGTGATGCACCCCACGCTCGCGGCCGACGGCTCCTTCGTCGAGCGGTTCATACGGGAGGCCAAGTCGGTCGCCCGGCTGGACCACCCGAACGTCGTGCAGGTCTTCGACCAGGGCGCCGACGGGTCGTACGTCTACCTCGCCATGGAGTACGTCTCCGGCTGCACCCTGCGTGACGTGCTGCGCGAGCGCGGGGCGCTGCAGCCGCGCGCCGCGCTGGACATCCTGGAGCCGGTGCTCGCCGCGCTCGGCGCCGCGCACCGCGCCGGATTCGTGCACCGCGACATGAAGCCGGAGAACGTCCTGATAGGGGACGACGGCCGGGTCAAGGTCGCCGACTTCGGGCTGGTGCGGGCCGTGGACACGGTCACGAGCACCACCGGCACGGTCCTCGGCACCGTCTCCTACCTGGCGCCCGAGCAGATCGAGCACGGCACCGCGGACCCCCGGGTCGACGTGTACGCGTGCGGTGTCGTCCTCTACGAGATGCTGACCGGCGGCAAGCCGCACCAGGGCGAGACTCCCGCCCAGGTGCTCTACCAGCACCTCAACGAGGACGTGCCACCGCCCTCGGCCGCCGTGCCGGGGCTGCCGTACGAGCTGGACGAGCTGGTCGCGGCGGCCACCGCGCGCACCCCGGACGTGAGGCCGCAGGACGCGGTCGCGCTGCTCGCGCGGGTCCGCGAGGCGCGCGCGGAGCTCAGCGCGGAGCAGCTGGACGCGGTGCCGCCCCAGTCCCTCGCCGCGGACCACGACATCGCCGAGGACCGTACGAGCGTGATCCCGCGCGCCCTGATGACGATGCCGCGCCCGCTGCCGGTCAACGAGGAGGACGAGCGGCCGGGGGCCGCCCTGCACCGCACCAGCCGCCTGGAGGCACCACCGGTGCCGGCGCGGCGCCGTGCGGGCAGGTCCCGGCGCGGCCTGGTGACGATCGTCGCCGCCGTCCTGCTGGCCCTCGGGATCGGCGGAGGTGTGTGGTACATCAATTCCGGCCAGTTCACGAAGGTCCCGCCGCTGCTGGCGAAGACCGAGACTGAGGCCCGGGAGCGGCTCGACGCGGCCGGTCTCGAGGTCAAGGGGGTCAAGCACGCCTACAGCGACACGGTGAAGCGGGGCGCGGTCATCAGCACGGACCCCGCGGCGGGGGCCCGGATCCGCAGCAACGACTCCGTGACGCTCACGATCTCCGACGGGCCGGAGACCGTGGCGGTGCCCGACCTGCACGGCACCCCGCTGGGCAAGGCGCAGGCCGAGCTGAAGCAGGCCGGTCTCGAGCCGGGCATGGTCGGTCGGGCGTTCAGCGCGGACGTCGCCAAGGGCTCCGTGATCAGCACTGAGCCCGCGGCGGGCACGAAGCGGCACGCCGGCTCGGCGATCGCGCTCACCGTCAGCAAGGGCCGCCCCGTGGACGTGCCGGACGTCACCGGTGAGGACCTGGGCCAGGCGCAGTCCGACCTGGAGGACGCGGGCCTGAAGGTGACGGTCGCCTCCGAGCAGGTGAACTCCGAGTTCGACCAGGGGCAGGTGGCGCGGCAGACCCCGGCGGGCGGCGGCCAGGCCGCCGAGGGCGACACGGTCACACTGACGCTGTCCAAGGGCCCGGAGATGGTCGAGGTGCCGGACGTGACCGGCGACAGCGTCGACGACGCGAAGAAGGCGTTGCAGGACGCCGGCTTCCAGGTCAAGGAGGACCGCGGGCTGCTCGGGCTGTTCGGCGACACCGTGAAGAAGCAGTCGGTGGAGGGCGGCGACAAGGCGCCGAAGGGCTCGACGATCACGATCACCATCAGGTGA